DNA from Bradyrhizobium diazoefficiens USDA 110:
TGTTGCTGCGCTGGTCTGTCTTCACCGCCATCTGCCCTTGCTCCAGCCCGGTAATTATTTGGCTCCTTGCCGCCAGAATACCGACGTCTTGGCTAACAGCCGGTAAATCGGGCCCGAATCAGCCTTGGGGCGGTTCTGGTGCCGGTTCTTGTGACGGCCTTTGGGGTGGCGGGACGTTGGCGAGATACCAGTCGCGCAAATGGCTGAGCGCGGGATGCGCCAGCGAGCGCTGGAGGTAGGTCCAGATCCGCGGCTGGTGGCGCAGGTAATGCGGCTTGCCGTCGCGGCGGTTGAGCCGGGCGAAGGTGCCGAGCAGGCGGGTGTTCCGCTGCGCCGACATGATGGCGTAGAGCTCGGCGAAACCGGCCGGATCGAAGCTCGCATCACCAGCGCGGCGCGCCTTGATGTAGCGCGACAACAGCGTCAGCTCGAGATTCTCGGGCACGTCGATGCGGGCGTCCTGGAGCAGCGACACCACGTCGTAGGATTGCGGCCCTAGCACGGTGTCCTGGAAATCGATCACGCCGACGCGTTCGATGCCGGTGCGCATCCCGAGCCAGATCAAATTGGGCGAGTGATAGTCGCGGATGATCCACGTCCTCGGCGCGGCCAGCGGCTTCTTCAGCAGCTCGCGCCACATCGCAAAGAATTCCGCTCGCTTCGGCTCGCTCAGCGGCGCGTTGCGATCGGGCAGATACCATTCCGGCATCAATCCGATTTCGATCAGCATCGCTTCGGTGTCGAAGACCGGAATGGCGTAGCTCTGCCCGTCCAGCGGCAGCGTCTCCGGCAGCGTCTTGCCGTGCAGCACCGCCAGCACGTCGGTCGCGGCTTCGTAGCGCTCGGGAATCGGGCGCGGCGGGTTGCCTTCGATTACGCCTTCGCTGCCGAAATCCTCCGATATCAGGAAGCCGTGGTCGAGATCGGCATGATGGATCGCGGGCGCCGAGATGCCTTGCGCGCGCAGGCCTTCGTCGATGGCGACGAAGGGTTTGACGTTTTCGGCGAGATGCACCGCGGCGCTGTAGGACTTTCCGTTGTAGAGCGCCGCGCCGTCGGGGCGCTGCGGAAAGTTCATGAGGATGACGATCTCGTCGTCGCGCAGCAGCCGCGCGTAGGACCGTGTCGAGGCGTCGCCGGCCATGCGCCGCCGCATTGCGTCGAGATAGCCGGATGCGTCGAGGAATTCGCGCAGCGCTTTCAGACGCGCGACCTGGGCTGCGCTCTTGCCGTAACCGGTGATGTCGGCGGCACGTGCGTTCGAGCCCAGAGCCGGACGATGGGTGAGTGCGATGTCGATGCGATCCTCGGGCAGCGCCGACGGCGCACGCTCCGGCCATTCGATCAGGACAAGCGTGGCGTCCGGCAGCGGCGACAGCCCGATCTCCTCGAGCTCGCTCTCGTCCTCGACGCGGTAGAGGTCGGCATGCATGACCGGAAACGGCGGCAGCTCATAACCCTGCACCAGAGTGAAGGTCGGGCTCGGCACTTCCAGCGCCTCGTCGTCGGCGAGGTAGCGGATCATGGCGCGGGCGGCCGCGGTCTTGCCGGCGCCGAGGTCGCCGGTGAGCGTGATGACATCGCCCGGCCCGACCAGCAGCGCGAGATCAGCCATCAGTTGCGCGGTGGCCGTCTCGTTGTGAAGCGCGACGGAGAATGTGGTTGGCGCGCTCATTCGGCGGCGTCGCGATGCGCCGCCTGGTCGGTCGGGAAGTCGCAGATCACGACCGTGCCCCGGCCCACGATCGAATCCACCCGCACCTTGCCGCCATGCAGCTCGACGAAGGAGCGCACCAGCGACAGGCCGAGCCCGGCGCCGCGGTGACGCGACCCCTGCGAGCGGCTTTCGAACCAGTTGAACACCTTGTCCTTCATGTCGGCAGGTATTCCAGGCCCGGAATCTGTCACAGTGAAGACCACACTGTGCTCGGTGCGGCGCGCGCTGATGCCGACGGTGGAATCCTGTGGAGAAAACCCGACGGCGTTGGCGAGGAGGTTATAGAGCACCTGCACCACGCGCTTTTCGTCGCCGATGAAGCTGCCGATATCGGGCGCGATCTCGACCTTCAGGCGGATGCGGTCGGTGGCGAGCCGGTCCTGGATGCCCTCGGCGGCGAGCTCGATGGTCTTGCTGACGTCGACCGGGCCGAGTTCCAGCTTCATCGCGCCGGCGTCGATGGTGGCGAGATCTAGGATGTTGTTGGTCAGCGCCAGCAGCGCGTTGGTCGATTTGGTGACGTAGTCGAGATATTCGGCCTGTTTCGGCGTCAGCGGTCCGGTCGAGGGATCGCTGAGGAAATGCGCGAAGCCGATAATGGTGGTGAGCGGCGAGCGCAGCTCGTAGGAGACGTGGTGGACGAAATCCACCTTCATCTGGTCGGCGGCCTCCAGCGCCTCGTTGCGCTCGCGCAGCGCGCGCTCGACGTTCTCGGTGTCGGTGATGTCCTGGAACGTCAGCATGGTGGCGCCGTCGTGCAGCGGCCGGATCATGCCGTCGAGCACGCTGCCGTCCTTGCGGTCCAGCTTCAGCGGCACGTCGGCGCGGCTCTCGATCGAGGTGACGGCCTCGCGGATCTGCCGCCAGACCACGGGATCGTCGAACAGTTGATGGCACCAGCCTTCGACGGTCTGGATGTGCGGCTCGTCGCGCATCGCGTCGCTCGACAGCTTCCACATCCGGACGAAGGCCGGGTTGAAGAGCTGCGCCTTGCCGTTGCTGCCGAACACCGCGACGCCCTCGGCGAGGCTGTCCAGCGTCTCGCGCTGGACCCGGATCATGCCGTCGAAGCGGCGGGCGAGCTCGAGGCTCTCGGTGACGTCGTCGAACAGATAGGTGACGCCGCCTTCCGGGTTCGGCGTGGTGACGACGGAGAGGGCGCGGCCGTCGGGCAGATACCAAGTATCCTTGGCGGCCTCGACCGCGCGATACGCCTCGTGCAGCTTGGCCTTCCAGGCGCGGAAGTCGGGCTGCTCCGGCAGTTTTCGCGCGGCACGGAGCTGGTCCAGCACGCTGGAATCATCGGGATTGGCGTCGAGGAAGGTACGGTCGAGGTCCCATAGCCGGCGGTAGGAATCGTTGTAGAAGGCAAGGCGCCGGTGGCCGTCGAACACGGCGACGCCGGAGGAGAGCTGGTCGAGCGTGCGGCGATGCGCCTCCGCCATCCGCACCAGCGCCGAGCTCAGCGCATCCGCCTCGCTGGCATCGATCGCGACGCCGACGCTGCCGCTGCCGACATTGACGGCGCGCACGTCGTAGATGCGCCGCTCGCCGCCGATCACGATCGGCAGCCGGGAGGTGAAATTGGCCGCGTCCTTCAGTCCCCGTTCCATGGCGCCGCGGTCGGCGCTGTC
Protein-coding regions in this window:
- a CDS encoding sensor histidine kinase; translated protein: MSGVIVSMRRTLLSCTSLVRDGLIGSALAALLPAAPAEAADFVGTLSELLDFNRQELAVLATALALLGFSVMAAILLMRTRVRTAKNEARLRARIGELQLQADRFGALLFAEPQILISWPAGDNRAQISGDVSMVLPRDSSPQRVLAFGTWLPPEPALQMDHAVDALRDRGDGFQLTLTTAHGHTLEAIGRAIGGQAIVRIRELSGLRRDLAETNLRYKALSDETEMLRGFAAAAPWPIWAKGENGALTFANPAYVRATEAASFSDAHERKLELLDSADRGAMERGLKDAANFTSRLPIVIGGERRIYDVRAVNVGSGSVGVAIDASEADALSSALVRMAEAHRRTLDQLSSGVAVFDGHRRLAFYNDSYRRLWDLDRTFLDANPDDSSVLDQLRAARKLPEQPDFRAWKAKLHEAYRAVEAAKDTWYLPDGRALSVVTTPNPEGGVTYLFDDVTESLELARRFDGMIRVQRETLDSLAEGVAVFGSNGKAQLFNPAFVRMWKLSSDAMRDEPHIQTVEGWCHQLFDDPVVWRQIREAVTSIESRADVPLKLDRKDGSVLDGMIRPLHDGATMLTFQDITDTENVERALRERNEALEAADQMKVDFVHHVSYELRSPLTTIIGFAHFLSDPSTGPLTPKQAEYLDYVTKSTNALLALTNNILDLATIDAGAMKLELGPVDVSKTIELAAEGIQDRLATDRIRLKVEIAPDIGSFIGDEKRVVQVLYNLLANAVGFSPQDSTVGISARRTEHSVVFTVTDSGPGIPADMKDKVFNWFESRSQGSRHRGAGLGLSLVRSFVELHGGKVRVDSIVGRGTVVICDFPTDQAAHRDAAE
- a CDS encoding bifunctional tRNA (adenosine(37)-N6)-threonylcarbamoyltransferase complex ATPase subunit type 1 TsaE/phosphotransferase, coding for MSAPTTFSVALHNETATAQLMADLALLVGPGDVITLTGDLGAGKTAAARAMIRYLADDEALEVPSPTFTLVQGYELPPFPVMHADLYRVEDESELEEIGLSPLPDATLVLIEWPERAPSALPEDRIDIALTHRPALGSNARAADITGYGKSAAQVARLKALREFLDASGYLDAMRRRMAGDASTRSYARLLRDDEIVILMNFPQRPDGAALYNGKSYSAAVHLAENVKPFVAIDEGLRAQGISAPAIHHADLDHGFLISEDFGSEGVIEGNPPRPIPERYEAATDVLAVLHGKTLPETLPLDGQSYAIPVFDTEAMLIEIGLMPEWYLPDRNAPLSEPKRAEFFAMWRELLKKPLAAPRTWIIRDYHSPNLIWLGMRTGIERVGVIDFQDTVLGPQSYDVVSLLQDARIDVPENLELTLLSRYIKARRAGDASFDPAGFAELYAIMSAQRNTRLLGTFARLNRRDGKPHYLRHQPRIWTYLQRSLAHPALSHLRDWYLANVPPPQRPSQEPAPEPPQG